A stretch of DNA from Sulfurospirillum tamanense:
AAGGCCGTGACCACATTATCAACAACGACCATCATATCCCAAGCTCCGTTAAAAGAACCGAAAATAAAGCATTAAAGGCGATGACCCAAAAAATAGCGTTAACGACACTAATAGTCGTGTATTTACCCACGCTTTCAGTAGAAGAGCTAATCTGAAACCCACGATAACACCCAATGAGTGCAATAATAATACCAAAAATAGGAGCCTTAACCAGACCAATTACAATGTGCTTAAGCGCGACAGTCTCTTGGAAGCGGTCTATAAACTCCACAAAACTTATTCCTAACTCTCCTCGCGCTACCAACATTCCCCCAAAAATAGCCACCCCATCACCCAGTAGCACTAAAAGAGGCATCGCCACCACCAGCGCCACCACACGCGGCAAGACCAAAAATTCCCACGGCCCAAAACCCATGGTCTTCATGGCATCCACCTCATCGGTGATTTTCATGACCCCAATTTGCGCCGCAAAGGCCGAAGCGCTCCGCCCTGCGATGACAATAGCAACTATCATAGGCGCAAGCTCCCGCGTAGCCGCAATTCCAACCATCTCCACGATGAAAATATTGGCCCCAAATTTTTCCAACTGCACCGCGCCTTGGTAGGCAATCACCACACCAATAAGTAATGCGGTAATGATGATGATGGGAAGGGCGTTTAGACCGCTTTGTTCCAAATGGTACAAGGTTGCACGAAACCGTATCTTGTGAGGCCTTGTAAGGGTTTTAAGTAAAGCGTACATCGCGCCCCCCGCAAAGGACACAAACGACAAAAAAGCGCGCCATAACGCTTCGGTTTGTTTTCCTAAAACCACAAACCCTTCACTAAAGCCAAAAGAGGGAGGGGTTGTTTTGAGGGAATGGCGGGAGTGGATTTGGCACAGGGAAATTAATTTTTCCATTTTTTTTGGGATTCCCACCTTTTCAACACTCACGCCTCTTACTTCAAGCTCTTTTTTTATACGAAGCCACGCCAATGCTCCAGCTGTATCCATAGACAAAACTTGCGAAAAATCAAAAACCGCTTTTTGCTTAACCTCTCCCCACGCTTTAGCCCCAAGCACTGAGCTCACAAAGGCATGCGTCCACTCTCCTTGACACACAATGCGACAACAAGAAGGTGTGACATCTAGCACAAAAAGCTTTTGCATAGGCCCTCTTTTTTGGGATTTGAAAGTATTTTAGCATATTTTAAATCCCCTCATACTATGATGCGAAATGTACAGAGGTGCTTTTTTGAACTGGGGTAATTTTACACAAAAAGGACACATTATGGACCACGACACTATCGTCCTTGGAGGCGGTTGTTTTTGGTGCTTAGAAGCAGTTTATGAAGAAGTCATAGGTGTTCGTGAAGCCCTCAGTGGCTACATGGGTGGCACCCAAGAAGAGGCCACTTACACCCAAGTGTGTACAGGCCAAACGGGACACGCAGAAGTGGTGCACCTCTCTTTTAATCCTAAAGTTGTTTCTCTTGAGAAACTTTTGGCTATTTTTTGGAATATTCACGATCCCACCACGCCAAACCAACAAGGTCATGATAAAGGTCCGCAGTACCGCTCTGTTATATTTTACTCCAATGACGCCCAGTTCCAATGTGCCCAACACGCCAAAGCTGAAGCCCAAAAAAGATTTAGTGCGCCCATTGTTACCCAAATTGTTCCTGCTTCTATTTTTTACGAGGCCGAAGCGTACCATCGGCACTATTTTAAAAACAATCCTGAAGCAGGATATTGCCAAGCAGTTGTTGCTCCAAAAGTAAAAAAATTTCAGCAAACCTACCCTGATTTACGGCGCTAAAGGTCAGTGATTTCATCTGGCGCAATGGGTTTAGCCTGCGCCTCTTCACGGCGTTTTGCCTTGCGCCATTTTTCGTACTGCATGTCATGGACTAAAATATGCTCCATAAGCCACACCCGAACGATTTTGCGCAGGGCAGCTTGAATCTCTAAAAACGAGTGGCTTTGCTGCAAGATACCGTTCATGGCTTCGATAATATCTGCGTGCAAAGCACCGTGTTCCTCGCGATTTTCATAGCCAATCTCTTCCATGTACGCCTCTTCTTCTTTAAAGTGCTCTTTCATGTACATGTAAAAGTTTTTCAG
This window harbors:
- the msrA gene encoding peptide-methionine (S)-S-oxide reductase MsrA, whose product is MDHDTIVLGGGCFWCLEAVYEEVIGVREALSGYMGGTQEEATYTQVCTGQTGHAEVVHLSFNPKVVSLEKLLAIFWNIHDPTTPNQQGHDKGPQYRSVIFYSNDAQFQCAQHAKAEAQKRFSAPIVTQIVPASIFYEAEAYHRHYFKNNPEAGYCQAVVAPKVKKFQQTYPDLRR
- a CDS encoding ABC transporter permease — translated: MQKLFVLDVTPSCCRIVCQGEWTHAFVSSVLGAKAWGEVKQKAVFDFSQVLSMDTAGALAWLRIKKELEVRGVSVEKVGIPKKMEKLISLCQIHSRHSLKTTPPSFGFSEGFVVLGKQTEALWRAFLSFVSFAGGAMYALLKTLTRPHKIRFRATLYHLEQSGLNALPIIIITALLIGVVIAYQGAVQLEKFGANIFIVEMVGIAATRELAPMIVAIVIAGRSASAFAAQIGVMKITDEVDAMKTMGFGPWEFLVLPRVVALVVAMPLLVLLGDGVAIFGGMLVARGELGISFVEFIDRFQETVALKHIVIGLVKAPIFGIIIALIGCYRGFQISSSTESVGKYTTISVVNAIFWVIAFNALFSVLLTELGI
- a CDS encoding bacteriohemerythrin is translated as MLPTWKPQYSVNHSLLDAQHQELFRLALEVYTLSPQRATKEKVRTLLKNFYMYMKEHFKEEEAYMEEIGYENREEHGALHADIIEAMNGILQQSHSFLEIQAALRKIVRVWLMEHILVHDMQYEKWRKAKRREEAQAKPIAPDEITDL